From the genome of Candidatus Omnitrophota bacterium:
CTACCCATAGGGCACCAACAACAAAGATAGAGTTTTGTGCCCTAAAAATTATACACAGATTATCTAATTTATTTTTTCCTAGTTTTGGAAATCATATTGTGTTTATAATCAAAAAAGAAAAGTTACTTCCTAGATGCTTGCAAGCTAAGTAATGTTTGAATGAAGATTCTTCAGGTTCATAATTATTATAAACAGTCCGGAGGTGAGGATGAGGTTTTTGCTGCTGAAACAGAAATCTTACGTCAGAATGGGAACGAAGTTTTAACCCAGACAACTTGCAATAGCTCAATCGATGAAATGTCGCGGCCAAGACTGGCTTTGCACACTATATGGTCAGAGAGCTCTAGGAATAATTTCTTTCAATTATTAAAGAATAATCGGCCAGACATAGTCCACTTTCATAATATTTTTCCTCTTATTTCTCCCTCGGTCTATTACGTTTGCAAGCAGCTTAAAATTCCAACAGTCCAGACTCTCCATAATTATCGGCTGATATGCCCGGCGGCTATTCTTTTTAGAGATTCAGCGATATGTGAGGATTGTTTTAATTCTTGTTGTTTTTGTCCCGGGATTCGACATGGCTGTTATCATGATTCACATTTACAGACAGCGGTTATTTCTAGTATGTTAATTTCCCATCGTTTATTTGGAACTTGGAAAAACAAGGTTAATTTTTACATAGCTCTTACTGAATTTTCACGGAAAAAATTTATCCAAGGGGGCTTGCCAAAAGATAAGGTGGTAGTCAAACCTAATTTTATTTATCCTGAGATAGAATCGGGTAAAAGCAAAAACAGATATATTCTTTTCGTCGGTCGCCTTTCTCCGGAAAAAGGAATAATGACACTTCTTGGGGCTTGGAAGCTTCTAAAAAATGTTCCTTTAAAGATTGTTGGGGGAGGACCTCTGGAGAAAACAGCCTTAGAAAACTTAGAAGCAGAAGGTTTAAAAGATATAGAGTTTTTAGGACGGAAGTCTCACCAAGAGACAGTTGAATTAATAAAGAAGGCTTATTGCTTAATATTTCCTTCAAATTGGTACGAATGTTTTCCGATGGTAATAATTGAGTCTTTTGCTAGTTCAACTCCAGTGATTGCTTCTAGACTGGGAGCAATGGAAGATATTATCGATGAGGGCAGAAATGGAATTTTCTTTGAGCCGCAAAATCCTAAAGATCTTGCCCAGAAAGTAAACTATGTTTGGAATAATAGTGACAAAATTGCTATAATGGGACAAGAAGCCAGGAAAGACTACCAGGATAAATATTCTGCCAATAGGAACTATAAGCTACTTATGGATATTTATTATAGAGCTATTGATCAAGCTAATGCTTAACTTATGACAAGAAACAATTATAGGAGTTATATATTTTTATTTGATGTTTATTGTTTTATTGTTGCCGCTATATATGTAGGGTGGAGAATATTTATTTTTCTAAAAAGATATTTTTAGGATACTGTTTAATCAATAAAATGTTATCGAAAAAGACAAATTCCTTTAGTAGCTTTTCAAACCTGCTTCATTTACCTAGTTTTGCATTGATCATAGGCTATATAATTTATTGGTTTGAGATATATTTTTTTAAAAAAGGCCAAGGTTTAAGCTCACCATTAGCTACCTGTTTGCTTGCCGTTCTTGCTATATATTTATTTTTCGGACAAAGAAAGCTATTTTTCTCAGCAGTTGATTGGTGCATTAAGGAATATAAACAAGAGAGTAAAATAAGAAAAGCCGTAATATTGCTGGCTTGTTGTATTGTCTTTTTAATACTGTTGACTACATTTTTTGCACTTTTACTACCGCCGCATCTAGCTCAGGAGTTTGATGCCTTGAATTATCATTTGACGCTTCCTCGGCAGCATTTGATTTTAGGTTCCTTTTCGCATATTCACTGGTCTGCGGCCGATTTATTTCCTTTGCCGATACAGTTTGCGCTGGCTCCCTATTGGCTAATTAAGGAGATTCCTAGTAAGTTTATCCATATATTGTTTGTTTTTGGGTTATTAGCGATTTCTTTAAATCTTATAAGGTGTTTTAGCAACAACAATTTTTTGTCTTTATTTATCGGATTAATGGCTATCTTGGGTTCTCATAATGTGGGCATACAAATTCCGATTCTGATGCTTGATATTGTTATATGTTATCTATTTTTAGCTAGTATTGATAGTTTTTTAGAGGGAAAAATTATCCTCGGGTCTATAGAGTTATCTTTCTTTATATGGTCAAAGTCTTTTGTCCCATTTCAAATGTTGGCAATTTTAACTATAATTTTTCTGATCGGATTACTTTTGAAAAAGCTTGGGGCCAATAATAGAAGTTGGGTTTTTGAAAAAACTTCTTACGATAAGTTACTCTCCAGAAAATATCTTAAGAAGAGTGTATTGTATCTATTTCTATCTAGTATGCTTGTCGGCGGACCTTTTATGGCTAAGTCGCTACTTAAGTCAGGAACGCCCTTGTTTCCTTTTTCTCCCGGTCTTCTAAAGACATCTTCAGTTGACCAAAAAACACCGCATTGGCGATCAATCGTAGCTTCTTCAGAAAGGCATTTTTCCACCAAAGATGCTTATGGATCAGGAAGGTCAATATTAGAATTCTTACGGCATCTATGGCTTATAGCTGTGCCCGAAGATCAGACTACAAATCGTTACGACTACCCCCTCGGTTTGCCTTATTTACTTTTTCTTGCCCCTTTTATTTACTTTGTTTTTATATCTTTTAAAAAGAAACAGCTTGTTTTGTTACCTTTATTTGCAGTTAGTTTTTGGATGCTTTGGTGGTTTGGTTCCCAGCAAGCCAGGTTTCTTTATATTCCTTTATTGATTATTTTTATCAGTGTGGCGGCTAAAATAAAACAACCAAGAAATTCATTTATTTACGCCTTAGTTATCGCATTACTCTTTAATTTTATATCTATTTTTAGAGCTCACTCAGGTGATCTCTTCAAGCCTTCAGTAAAGGTGTTGCGAACCAAAGACAAACAGCTGATAGAAATGAATAAAAAGTATCGTGATAGATCTAGTTTGAGTCCAGTAGTTTTAGATTATTATGATGTTGCTTATGCCAATTTTCCTTTAAAGATTGTTGGCAAAAACCGTTTTTGGGTTTTAGAGGAGTAGGATGGAGAAAGATATTGAGGCTATTAGCATCTTAGGCACTAAGCTTAACATTATCCAAATCCCAGGAGTTATTGATATCATGGAGCGTTGGATTAAGGAGGTTGAAACCGGCAATTATATTGTTATAGCCAATGCTAATGATGTAATGATGGGTAGAAAGTATCAAGCTGTTAATCAGTCCATTAATGAAAGTAGCCTTTCGGTTGCCGATGGAATTTCTTTAGTTTGGGCAGCCAGAGTTCAAGGTCGGCATCTAGAACGACGGGTCTACGGCCCGGACCTAATGCTTGAATTTTTAAAAACTAGTTGCCATAAAGAATATTCGCATTTTTTCTATGGTTCCGATCCAGACACTTTAAAAACAATGGTAGATAAAATAAAGACAAAATTTCCACAAATAAAAATAAGCGGGTTTTATTCTCCGCCTTTTAGGAAACTGACCGATAGCGAAGATGAGGCTGTAGCTAAGATGATTAATCAGTCTTGTCCTGACGTGTTATGGGTGGGGTTGGGTTGTCCCAGACAGCAACTTTGGATGCATGAGCATAGAGATAAACTAAAAGTTCCGGTCATGGCAGGGGTGGGGGCGGCTTTTGACTTTATAGCTGGGACTAAGTTACAAGCTCCCCAATGGATGCGTAACAATGGATTTGAATGGTTATTTCGTTTAGTCACCGAGCCCAAGAGGTTGTGGAAGCGATATTTGGTTGGTAATTTTATATTTTTATGGTTATACTTAAAAGAGTTAGTTAAAATAAAGTTTTTAAAGTTTTCGCAGCAATTTAAACCTTAGGGGTAAATTAAAACTAGGAAGGGTTAAACATGAAGAAAGCTTTAAAGGCTAAAGTTTAGGAGGTTAGTAAATGAAAGCAGTAATATTATGTGGAGGAAGAGGGACAAGAATTAGAGATGCCTCAGAAGTTTTACCTAAGTCAATGCTTCCGGTGGGCAATATGCCCTTGCTTTGGCATATAATGAAAATTTACGCTCATTATGGGATAAAAGATTTCGTTTTATGCCTTGGTTATAAAGGGTGGGCGATAAAAGAGTTTTTTTTAAATTATCAAGCTAAGGTTTTTGATGTAGTGTTGAAGTTAGATAAAGAAAATTCAATAATTTATGGCCAAAACCATCATGAAAAGTTAGATTGGAAAATCTCGCTTGTAGAAACAGGCGAAGAATCACAAACCGGAGCAAGAATTTGGAATGCACGCAAATATTTAGAAGATTGTGATATGTTTTGTGTAACTTATGGTGACGGTGTTGGCAATATCGACATCAAATCTTTAATAGAAGTTCATAAAAAATCGGGTTTACTTGGCACAATAACTGGAGTTCATCCTTCAGGCCGTTTTGGCGAAATAGAGACAAAAGGTAAGATTATTTCTTCTTTCGCAGAGAAGCCAAATGTAAGCTTTGGTTCTTATAATGGCGGGTTTATGGTTTTTGATAGAAAAGTTTTAGGAAAATATTTTAGATCTGGAAAAGATTTGATATTGGAGGCAGAAACTTTGCCTAATATGGTGAATGACAAGCAGTTAGGAATATATGAGCATAATGGTTTTTGGCAATGTGTTGACACTAATCGGGAATTAGAAATATTGGAGGGTTTATGGAATTCTTCTAATCCTCCTTGGAAAGTATGGTGAATACGCAAGTAAAATTTTGGAAAGGCAAAAGAGTCTTGATTACGGGCTATGAAGGATTCTTAGGATCTAATCTTGCTAAAGTTCTGCTAAACTTTGGTGCAAAGATATCGGGTTTGGATATTTTGACTAGAAGAAAAGATACAATCCTTACTCAAAAAGAATTAGCCAAGATAAAGATAATTAAAGGAAATGTTGATAATTTATCTTTAGTAAAGAGGATTTTAAGGAATGATAAAATAGAGGTTATTTTTCATCTCGCTGCAGAGGCTTTAGTTGGCGAGTGTCTAAAAAGACCAGTCAAAGGATTTTCGACCAATATTAAGGGAACTTGGAATATTTTAGAAGCTTGGCGGCAAACAAAAATAGCCAAAGCAATAGTTGTAGCTTCAAGCGATAAAGCCTACGGAAGTCATTCTAAGCTTCCTTATAAAGAAGATAGTGCGCTTTGCGGTTTGCATCCCTATGATGTTTCGAAGTCATGTGCTGACTTAATTGCTCATGCTTATCATAATACCTATGGAGCGCCGGTAGTGATAACTCGCTGTGGTAACATTTTTGGTCCGGGAGACTTCAATTTTTCCAGAATTGTTCCTGAAACCTTACGTTCGGTAATTAGAAATAAAACTTTGGTTATTCGTAGTGATGGAAAGTTCACTCGTGATTATGTATATGTTGATGATATTGTAGCCGGATATATAAACTTAGCTCAAAAATCTAAAAAGTTAAAACTATTTGGCCAGGCTTTTAATTTTAGCGCCGAGCAGCCGCTTTCAGTTTTAGCTTTGGTAAAGTTGATTTATAAATTAGCTGACAGAAGATCTAACTATAAAATCTTAAAACAGGCGAAATATGAAATTAAGCATCAATATCTTTCATCTAGGAAGGCTGCTAGAGTTCTTGGCTGGAAACCAAAGCTGAAGCTAGATAAGGCTTTGGAGAAAACTTACCAGTGGTATAAAGATAATCTAAGCAAATGAAGATAAATTTTTTAGGAACAAATGGATGGTACGATACTGATACCGGAAATACTCTTTGTATTCTTATTGAAACTAAAAAAGAATATATTATTCTCGATGCCGGAGGCGGTTTTTACAAAATTGGTCAATATATAAAGAAAAAGAAGCCAATTTATCTTTTCTTAAGCCATTTTCATCTCGACCACATTATTGGACTTCATACCTTATTGCTAGGTAACTTTTCTCAGGGGATTAAGCTTTACGGACCACCGGGAGTAAAGAAATACTTATCACAAATAGTAAATTATCCTTATACAGCGCCAATTTCTAAGTTAAAAACAAAGGTTATCGTTAATCAAATTAAAAAAGAAGTACGTTTTCCTTTTAAGGTTGAGTTTGGCAAGCTGCTTCATCCTTCATTATGTTACGGCTATCGGTTTAATTTGGAAGGCAAAACAATTGTTTATTGCACCGATACCGGAATTTGCAGTAATTTATATAAGTTAGCTAGGGATTCTGATTTATTTATTACTGAATGCTCGGCGACTGCCGGAAAAAAGGAAAAGGATTGGCCTCATTTAACGGCTCAGGATGCAGCTAAGGTTGCTAAGAAATCCCAAGTAAAAAAATTATTTTTAGTTCATTTTAATGCTTCCTTATTTAAAACTGAAAAGCAACGCAATATGGCTAAGGCACAAGCAAAAGAGATATTTGGGAATACTTTTGCGGCCAGTGACGGACAAGTAGTTAATTTATAAAGCTTTAAATAATGAAGAAAACACCCGTAGCTATAATTGGTACTGGAAATATTGGTACTGATCTTTTAATTAAGATCCAGCGTTCGTCAATTTTAGAATGTGTTCTTTTTACTGGCCGGCGTCTAGATTCACGGGGCATGCAAAGAGCAAGGTTGCTTGGCGTACCCATTTCCGATCAATCAATAAAAGCCATTCAGAGAAATCATAATATTTGCGATATAGTCTTTGACGCAACCTCAGCTAAAGCTCATCAATATCACGCACCAATTTTAAAGAAATTAGGTAAGATCGCTATAGACTTAACGCCTTCAAAAGTTGGCAAGATGTGTATACCGGTTATTAACATGAACCAATGTTTAGATGAAAATAATGTGAATTTGGTTACTTGCGGCGGTCAAGCAGCTATTCCAATAGCTCATGCAATTATGAGGGTGCATCCGGAGACCGAATATATAGAAGTTGTAGCAAGTATTGCTTCTAAATCCGCGGGCCTTGGGACTAGAGATAATATTGATGAGTTTACTCAGACTACCGGTGATGCTATTTTAAATTTTACCGGAGTTCCTCGGGCAAAGGCAATTATTATTTTAAATCCGGCTGAACCACCAGTTTTAATGCACAATACCATTTATGCCCAGATTACTAAGCCAAAGATCAAAAAAATGACTGCGGCAATAAATGATATTGTTAACAAGGTTCAAAAATATGTTCCTGGTTATAAAGTAACTGTGGGTCCAGTGGCCGAGGGCAATCGGGTAACGGTTATGATTGAGGTGGTGGGTTTGGGCGATTTTCTTCCTAAATATTCCGGCAACTTAGATATTATTACCTGCGCTGCTGTGAATATTGCGGAAAGTTTTGCTCAAAAAAAGATAAGAGGCAAAGTGCCTTTATGAAAAAAAGGAAAAAGATTTTATTCTTTGATTCTACTTTGCGCGATGGGTCTCATGCAATTAGCCATCAGCTGAAAGCTTCCCAGATTAAGCAATATTGTAAGTATGCAGATGACTCAGGGTTACATACAATTATTGTCGGCCATGGAAATGGTCTAAGTGCCTCATCTTTGCAGGTAGGGTTGTCGGCTCTTTCTGATACAGAGATGATTGTAACTGCTCGCAAGAATCTTAAAGCTACGAAATTGGGAGTTTTTTTGATTCCTGGTTTTGGTACAATTAAGGATGATCTTGCTCCGGCAATTGATCAAGGGGTTGATTTAGTTTGTGTTGCTTCTCATTGTACCGAGGCTAATGTTACTCGTCAACATATCGAATACGTAAGAAAACGAGGCAAAGCCGCTTATGGGGTTTTAATGATGCAGCATATGGCTTCAGCCGAACGTTTATCCGAAGAAGCTCACAAAATGCAAGATTATGGCGCATTGGGTGTTATTTTAATGGATTCTGCCGGAGCTTCTCATCCGGAGATGGTTTCAGAGCGGGTTGGCCTACTAGTTAAGAATCTTGATTGTCAAGTTGGATTCCATGCTCATAATAATTTAGGTTTAGCGATTGCTAATTCATACAGTGCAATTAAAGCTGGGGCTACAATTATTGATGGAACAGTTAGGGGTTTTGGGGCTGGGGCCGGGAATTGTCAAATTGAAGTTTTAGCAGGATTGCTCTATAAAATTGGCGTAAAGACAGGTCTAGATTTATATAAATTGATGGATGTTGGTGATGAAGTAGTAACTAAATTGAGTGAGAAATCTCAAGGTGTGAGCTCAATTAGCCTAATTAGCGGAATAACTGGGGTTTTTTCGGGTTTTTCTAAACATGTTGAGAAAGCAGCTAAGCGATTTGGCGTTGATCCGCGAGATATTTTTATGGAGTTAGGAAAAAGAAAAATGGTAGCCGGGCAGGAAGATTATATTGTTGACGTGGCAATGTATTTAGCTCAGAAGAAAACTGGCCAGAAAGACAGCTATCAGATAGAATCACTTTCTTAATAAGGAGTAGACAATGAGAGTGGCCGATTACATTTTTAATTTTTTAGTCGATAAAGGCGTAAGAAATGTTTTTATGGTTTCCGGCGGCCAAGCTATGTTTTTGGTTGATGCTGTTGGACGTCAAAAAGAAATAGAAGTTGTTTGTACACATCATGAACAGGCAGCTGGGATGGCAGCTGAAGCTTATGGGCGAGTAACTCAAAAATTAGGAGTAGCTTTAGTTACTGCCGGGCCGGGCAGTATGAATATTGTAAATGCGGTAGCCGGAGGCTGGACAGATTCATCACCAATGATGGTTATTTCCGGCCAATCATCTTTATCATATGTACAGTATCAAGAAGAAACTAATATTCGACAGTATGGAATTCAAGGAATTTACATTAAGCCAATAGTTCAGAATATTACTAAGTATTTTGTTACTGTTGATGATCCAGCAAAAATTTTATTTTATCTTCAAAAAGCTTATTATTATGCAACTACTGGGCGTCCTGGCCCGGTTTGGATCGATGTTCCGATTGATGTGCAAAAGATGGAGGTTCCCGATCGCTTATTAGAAGAGTTTGAACCACCGCTTGAGGCTTATCTTCCCGATGAGCTAACAGATAGTGTTGAGCTGTTATTGACGACAATTTCCAAAGCTAAGCGGCCAATATTTTTAGTTGGCCAGGGTGTTCGCTTGGGCGGTGCGGTTGATCAGTTTTATCAAGTTCTTGAAAGATTAGCGATTCCGGTATTAACCTCGCGTCTGGGAATAGATTTAATTAATAGTGATCATCGTCTTTATGTCGGTCGTCCAGGAATTTATGGTGAGCGAGCAGCTAACTTTGCAATTCAGAATGCTGATGTTATAGTGGCTGTTGGCTCGCGCTTAGCAACAGCATTAGTTGGCTATGATTCTAAAAACTTTGGTAAACAGGCTTATAAAATAGCTGTTGATATTGATAAAAAAGAGCTAAATAAGATCGGCGTTGAAATAAATTTGCGAATTCATGCTGATGTAAAAGATTTTTTTAAAGAAATCCAGCGGCAGCTAGTTTCGGTTTCAGTTGGCGATTTTAGTCAATGGATTAAACAATGTAATGATTGGAAAAAGAACTATCCGGTAGTTTTGCCGTCTTATGAGAAGGAGAAACCAGTCAATTCTTATTATTTTACTGAAAAGCTATCTCAGGTTACACCTTCTGAGGTAATGGTTTTGGTTGATACTGGTTCTTGTTTTCATGTGGCTTGTCAGGCTTGGAAGATTAAAACCGGGCAACGTTTTCTTACTACTGGGGGTCTTTCTTCGATGGGTTATTGGGCTGCAGTTTTGGGGGTTTGCGAGGCCAACAAT
Proteins encoded in this window:
- a CDS encoding WecB/TagA/CpsF family glycosyltransferase: MEKDIEAISILGTKLNIIQIPGVIDIMERWIKEVETGNYIVIANANDVMMGRKYQAVNQSINESSLSVADGISLVWAARVQGRHLERRVYGPDLMLEFLKTSCHKEYSHFFYGSDPDTLKTMVDKIKTKFPQIKISGFYSPPFRKLTDSEDEAVAKMINQSCPDVLWVGLGCPRQQLWMHEHRDKLKVPVMAGVGAAFDFIAGTKLQAPQWMRNNGFEWLFRLVTEPKRLWKRYLVGNFIFLWLYLKELVKIKFLKFSQQFKP
- the dmpG gene encoding 4-hydroxy-2-oxovalerate aldolase; protein product: MKKRKKILFFDSTLRDGSHAISHQLKASQIKQYCKYADDSGLHTIIVGHGNGLSASSLQVGLSALSDTEMIVTARKNLKATKLGVFLIPGFGTIKDDLAPAIDQGVDLVCVASHCTEANVTRQHIEYVRKRGKAAYGVLMMQHMASAERLSEEAHKMQDYGALGVILMDSAGASHPEMVSERVGLLVKNLDCQVGFHAHNNLGLAIANSYSAIKAGATIIDGTVRGFGAGAGNCQIEVLAGLLYKIGVKTGLDLYKLMDVGDEVVTKLSEKSQGVSSISLISGITGVFSGFSKHVEKAAKRFGVDPRDIFMELGKRKMVAGQEDYIVDVAMYLAQKKTGQKDSYQIESLS
- a CDS encoding MBL fold metallo-hydrolase, which translates into the protein MKINFLGTNGWYDTDTGNTLCILIETKKEYIILDAGGGFYKIGQYIKKKKPIYLFLSHFHLDHIIGLHTLLLGNFSQGIKLYGPPGVKKYLSQIVNYPYTAPISKLKTKVIVNQIKKEVRFPFKVEFGKLLHPSLCYGYRFNLEGKTIVYCTDTGICSNLYKLARDSDLFITECSATAGKKEKDWPHLTAQDAAKVAKKSQVKKLFLVHFNASLFKTEKQRNMAKAQAKEIFGNTFAASDGQVVNL
- a CDS encoding thiamine pyrophosphate-binding protein, giving the protein MRVADYIFNFLVDKGVRNVFMVSGGQAMFLVDAVGRQKEIEVVCTHHEQAAGMAAEAYGRVTQKLGVALVTAGPGSMNIVNAVAGGWTDSSPMMVISGQSSLSYVQYQEETNIRQYGIQGIYIKPIVQNITKYFVTVDDPAKILFYLQKAYYYATTGRPGPVWIDVPIDVQKMEVPDRLLEEFEPPLEAYLPDELTDSVELLLTTISKAKRPIFLVGQGVRLGGAVDQFYQVLERLAIPVLTSRLGIDLINSDHRLYVGRPGIYGERAANFAIQNADVIVAVGSRLATALVGYDSKNFGKQAYKIAVDIDKKELNKIGVEINLRIHADVKDFFKEIQRQLVSVSVGDFSQWIKQCNDWKKNYPVVLPSYEKEKPVNSYYFTEKLSQVTPSEVMVLVDTGSCFHVACQAWKIKTGQRFLTTGGLSSMGYWAAVLGVCEANNRKNTIVITGDGSLQMNLQELATIKHYNFPIKVIIFNNNGYLLIRHTQKNYMNSRFCGEGPDSGVWCPDSLRIAEAYGIKGVRIDSVKGLSEKIKEVIEYPGPVVCDVMTPEWQLLIPRVSSEKKPDGTLVSKPYEDMYPFLSKKELKQNMLFE
- a CDS encoding glycosyltransferase family 4 protein, whose amino-acid sequence is MKILQVHNYYKQSGGEDEVFAAETEILRQNGNEVLTQTTCNSSIDEMSRPRLALHTIWSESSRNNFFQLLKNNRPDIVHFHNIFPLISPSVYYVCKQLKIPTVQTLHNYRLICPAAILFRDSAICEDCFNSCCFCPGIRHGCYHDSHLQTAVISSMLISHRLFGTWKNKVNFYIALTEFSRKKFIQGGLPKDKVVVKPNFIYPEIESGKSKNRYILFVGRLSPEKGIMTLLGAWKLLKNVPLKIVGGGPLEKTALENLEAEGLKDIEFLGRKSHQETVELIKKAYCLIFPSNWYECFPMVIIESFASSTPVIASRLGAMEDIIDEGRNGIFFEPQNPKDLAQKVNYVWNNSDKIAIMGQEARKDYQDKYSANRNYKLLMDIYYRAIDQANA
- a CDS encoding acetaldehyde dehydrogenase (acetylating); protein product: MKKTPVAIIGTGNIGTDLLIKIQRSSILECVLFTGRRLDSRGMQRARLLGVPISDQSIKAIQRNHNICDIVFDATSAKAHQYHAPILKKLGKIAIDLTPSKVGKMCIPVINMNQCLDENNVNLVTCGGQAAIPIAHAIMRVHPETEYIEVVASIASKSAGLGTRDNIDEFTQTTGDAILNFTGVPRAKAIIILNPAEPPVLMHNTIYAQITKPKIKKMTAAINDIVNKVQKYVPGYKVTVGPVAEGNRVTVMIEVVGLGDFLPKYSGNLDIITCAAVNIAESFAQKKIRGKVPL
- a CDS encoding GDP-mannose 4,6-dehydratase codes for the protein MVNTQVKFWKGKRVLITGYEGFLGSNLAKVLLNFGAKISGLDILTRRKDTILTQKELAKIKIIKGNVDNLSLVKRILRNDKIEVIFHLAAEALVGECLKRPVKGFSTNIKGTWNILEAWRQTKIAKAIVVASSDKAYGSHSKLPYKEDSALCGLHPYDVSKSCADLIAHAYHNTYGAPVVITRCGNIFGPGDFNFSRIVPETLRSVIRNKTLVIRSDGKFTRDYVYVDDIVAGYINLAQKSKKLKLFGQAFNFSAEQPLSVLALVKLIYKLADRRSNYKILKQAKYEIKHQYLSSRKAARVLGWKPKLKLDKALEKTYQWYKDNLSK
- a CDS encoding NTP transferase domain-containing protein encodes the protein MKAVILCGGRGTRIRDASEVLPKSMLPVGNMPLLWHIMKIYAHYGIKDFVLCLGYKGWAIKEFFLNYQAKVFDVVLKLDKENSIIYGQNHHEKLDWKISLVETGEESQTGARIWNARKYLEDCDMFCVTYGDGVGNIDIKSLIEVHKKSGLLGTITGVHPSGRFGEIETKGKIISSFAEKPNVSFGSYNGGFMVFDRKVLGKYFRSGKDLILEAETLPNMVNDKQLGIYEHNGFWQCVDTNRELEILEGLWNSSNPPWKVW